A genomic segment from Equus przewalskii isolate Varuska chromosome X, EquPr2, whole genome shotgun sequence encodes:
- the PABPC5 gene encoding polyadenylate-binding protein 5, with protein MGSGEPNPAGKKKKYLKAALYVGDLDPDVTEDMLYKKFRPAGPLRFTRICRDPVTRSPLGYGYVNFRFPADAEWALNTMNFDLINGKPFRLMWSQPDDRLRKSGVGNIFIKNLDKSIDNRALFYLFSAFGNILSCKVVCDDNGSKGYAYVHFDSLAAANRAIWHMNGVRLNNRQVYVGRFKFPEERAAEVRTRDRATFTNVFVKNFGDDMDDEKLKEIFSEYGSTESVKVIRDASGKSKGFGFVRYETHEAAQKAVLDLHGKSIDGKVLYVGRAQKKIERLAELRRRFERLRLKEKSRAPGVPIYIKNLDETIDDEKLKEEFSSFGSISRAKVMVEVGQGKGFGVVCFSSFEEATKAVDEMNGRIMGSKPLHVTLGQARRRW; from the coding sequence atggggAGTGGGGAGCCTAATCCTGCTGGCAAGAAGAAGAAGTACCTCAAGGCTGCCCTGTACGTGGGTGACTTGGACCCAGATGTCACCGAGGACATGTTATATAAAAAGTTCAGGCCTGCTGGCCCTCTGCGCTTCACCCGAATCTGCCGTGACCCGGTGACCCGCAGCCCCCTGGGCTATGGCTATGTCAACTTTCGCTTTCCTGCGGATGCTGAGTGGGCTCTGAACACCATGAATTTTGATTTGATTAATGGCAAACCATTCCGCCTCATGTGGTCTCAGCCAGATGACCGCTTAAGAAAGTCTGGAGTTGGAAATATATTCATCAAAAATCTGGACAAATCCATAGACAATAGGgcccttttttatttattttctgcttttgggAACATTCTCTCCTGCAAAGTCGTATGTGATGACAACGGCTCTAAAGGTTATGCCTATGTGCACTTTGACAGTCTGGCGGCTGCCAATAGGGCCATCTGGCATATGAATGGAGTGCGGCTCAACAACCGCCAGGTGTATGTTGGCCGATTCAAATTTCCGGAAGAGCGGGCAGCTGAAGTCAGAACCAGAGATAGAGCAACTTTCACCAATGTTTTCGTTAAAAATTTTGGAGATGACATGGATGACgaaaaactgaaggaaattttCAGTGAATATGGGTCAACTGAGAGTGTGAAGGTAATAAGAGATGCCAGTGGGAAATCTAAAGGCTTTGGATTTGTGAGATATGAGACACATGAGGCTGCCCAAAAGGCTGTGTTAGACCTGCATGGAAAGTCCATCGATGGAAAAGTCCTATATGTAGGGCGAGCACAGAAGAAAATTGAACGTCTGGCTGAGTTAAGGCGAAGATTTGAACGGCtgagattaaaggaaaaaagtcgGGCTCCGGGAGTGCCTATCTATATTAAGAACCTGGATGAGACCATTGatgatgaaaaactgaaggaggaattttcttcctttggatCAATTAGCCGGGCCAAAGTGATGGTGGAAGTGGGGCAAGGCAAAGGGTTTGGTGTTGTCTGCTTCTCCTCTTTCGAGGAGGCTACCAAAGCAGTGGATGAGATGAATGGTCGCATAATGGGCTCCAAGCCCCTGCATGTCACCCTGGGCCAGGCCAGGCGTAGGTGGTGA